The genomic region AGAAGAACCTTCGCGTTCTAAATAGGATGGAAGAAGCGCTAAAATGGTTAAATCTTCAGCTGGCCCGTAAAATTTTTGAAATGCCTTGTTGAAGCTATCCTCATAAATCTCCAAATTGGTGACTATATGTTTACTTGTGGTGCTTCCGGTGGTTCCGCTACTGGTAAAAGTAATTTCTGCAGGTTTATTATCAGAAAGTATTTGGTGACTCTTAAAAAATTGGATGGGAAGAAATGGAATATCAGCTAAGCTACGGACATTGTCGGGTGATTTATGTAATAACTTGCAAAAGTGTTGATAAACGTGATTATTTTGATATTGATATTGGAAGATTTCAAGACTGATTTTTAGAAAATCAGCTTTAGATTGGATATCAAAAATTTTGCTGTGCTGTATCATTTGCAATTTTTACTCAATAATCGAGATTAAATGCTCCGAGACTTATCTCGAAATAAAAAACAATTGTCTAATAAATACCCATGGGCTTACACCGCCGTAGTTTACGCAAAGTTAAAAAAGAATATAATTTTCAAATAATTATTGGGAATAATAGCGAATATTATCGCTGGGATGAGTGACGTGGGCCGAAGCCTCTCCTCTTCATTTAACGACGAGCTTACGAGTAGCGATCTCGTTTTGCTCTTTGATCTTTACAATATAGATACCTGCAACAAGAGACGATATGTCTAATTCTTTGCCACGCAGTTTTGTCTTTTTTATCGCTTTCCCTAAAACATTGTAGATTTCGATTTCTTTTTCAAGATTTTTAGTGCTGGTAATGTA from Zunongwangia profunda SM-A87 harbors:
- a CDS encoding T9SS type A sorting domain-containing protein — encoded protein: MKQNYLYSVILGLFLLIAAPATAQQGDSRIAKKTTVETIEGLSLYPNPVSGDKIYITSTKNLEKEIEIYNVLGKAIKKTKLRGKELDISSLVAGIYIVKIKEQNEIATRKLVVK